The following proteins come from a genomic window of Pseudomonas putida:
- a CDS encoding DUF2236 domain-containing protein, with the protein MEALRRRIETQVMSLTGLALGQLDLESPKGDPGLFGPHSISWRVHGDFPSMLVGGISALMLQLLHPLALAGVWDHSNFREDLLGRLRRTSQFISGTTFGATGDAEWLIDKVRTIHLQVTGTAPDGRPYAASDPDLLTWVHVAEVSSFLAAHLRYRNPHLPRAEQNAYYNEIALIAERLGARDVPRSCQQVEDYLQHMRPQLHCDARSHEVIQILLDAPAPSRLAQPVGKLMLHAGIDLLPGWAQAMLGLQHGPLQQRLIRLGLRGTAPVLRWAMRDGSAHRAKRRMGID; encoded by the coding sequence ATGGAAGCCCTTCGTCGCCGCATCGAAACCCAGGTCATGAGCCTCACTGGGCTGGCCCTCGGCCAGCTCGACCTGGAGTCGCCCAAGGGCGACCCCGGCCTGTTCGGCCCACACAGCATCAGCTGGCGGGTACATGGCGACTTCCCTAGCATGCTGGTCGGTGGCATCAGCGCGCTAATGCTGCAGTTGTTGCATCCTCTGGCCCTGGCCGGTGTATGGGACCACTCCAATTTTCGTGAAGACCTGCTCGGCCGCTTGCGCCGCACCAGCCAGTTCATTTCCGGCACCACCTTCGGCGCCACCGGCGATGCCGAGTGGCTGATCGACAAAGTGCGCACCATTCACCTGCAGGTCACCGGCACGGCACCAGATGGCCGCCCCTATGCGGCCAGCGACCCGGATCTGTTGACCTGGGTGCACGTAGCGGAGGTCAGCAGTTTCCTCGCCGCCCACCTACGTTACCGCAACCCACACCTGCCACGCGCCGAGCAAAATGCCTATTACAACGAAATCGCCCTGATCGCCGAGCGCCTTGGTGCCCGTGACGTACCGCGCTCGTGCCAGCAAGTTGAAGACTATCTGCAACACATGCGCCCGCAGCTGCACTGTGATGCGCGCAGCCATGAGGTCATACAGATCCTGCTCGACGCCCCGGCCCCCAGCCGCCTGGCACAGCCGGTTGGCAAACTGATGCTGCACGCGGGTATCGACTTGCTGCCCGGCTGGGCCCAGGCCATGCTCGGGCTGCAGCATGGGCCCCTGCAGCAGCGCCTGATCCGCCTGGGCCTGCGCGGCACCGCGCCGGTCCTGCGCTGGGCAATGCGCGACGGCTCGGCACACCGGGCCAAACGGCGCATGGGCATTGATTGA
- a CDS encoding DUF748 domain-containing protein, with translation MYKGLTRAAGAIVALVALYSLLGFLVLPGVALRIANQQLAQYATVPAHLERIELNPFSLELTLWGLQIGEPGKEQVGFERLYANASLDSLWTKALHLEAVELDKPRNEVLFAKDGTLNLTGLFKLPASEAKPEEPPSDPFPLRIGSIKLVEGYLHFEDLRPSEPIEFLYDNMSLELKNLSTLPNDSADMTLVASGPNGGRVDWKGTLSLSPIASEGTLKVTDGKMKLFWPYVRDAVPLVLEDGVFNLDTHYTLNLAKQTELLLDNASVQIAPFAIKAPDGRPLARLASLAVSETSIDLVKQQVIVGKVRSEKLETWAALEKDGQLDWQKLFASQPAKATPKEKAEPAAAEPTPEEKAAKEPSKPWQVLLKDVQLRNYLVHLADRSQKEPVALDIGPLNADLQGFDSLNQSPFTVKLDTGVGKQGKLQAAGQVNLAPIWAKLDVSTRDIDLRVAQAYISPFILLELRSGMLSSDLKVDLKNTAPLAFNVTGKAQVSQLHTLDTIKSRDFVKWQQVNVDGLSYVHGDALSIDKVTLLQPYARFIINEDRTTNVNDLLIPQPAGAPTSSQAKPTTASNSKPLGIHIGQIDIKDGSANFADLSLTPNFATAIQQLNGQIGTIDNRKPLPAKVDVKGKVDRYAPVTIKGALNPFNPLASLDIATSFKRVELTTLTPYSGKFAGFRIRKGRLNLDLHYLITNGQLKAENKVVVEQLQLGEKVDSPDAVDLPIRLAVALLKDTEGKISIELPVSGDLNNPQFSVMPIVWQTLRNLVLRAAQAPFKFIGGLISGGGSEDLGNVAFAPGSSELSGDAQASLDKLASALKERPGLRLEIEGTSAQASDGPLIAQQRLEREYQATWYKILQRRGDKVPANASMLVVDDSDKPAMLEGIYRSRLKKQPPAEWEQLSRDERTAKLREAVIKSWAESSALLRTLGQERASSIKDYLVDKGKLEDDRVYFIDTSLGQPESDGRVITPMHLDAE, from the coding sequence ATGTACAAAGGATTGACTCGCGCCGCTGGCGCAATCGTGGCCCTGGTAGCCCTGTATAGCCTGCTCGGCTTTCTCGTTCTTCCCGGTGTTGCACTGCGCATCGCCAACCAGCAGTTGGCCCAATACGCCACCGTGCCGGCCCACCTCGAGCGGATCGAACTCAACCCCTTCAGCCTCGAGCTGACGCTGTGGGGCCTGCAGATCGGCGAGCCGGGCAAGGAGCAGGTCGGTTTCGAGCGTCTTTACGCTAACGCCTCGCTCGACAGCCTGTGGACCAAAGCCCTGCATCTGGAAGCAGTGGAACTCGACAAACCGCGCAACGAAGTGCTGTTCGCCAAAGACGGCACCCTCAACCTGACCGGATTGTTCAAACTACCGGCCAGCGAAGCCAAACCCGAAGAGCCACCCAGCGACCCGTTCCCGCTACGTATTGGCAGCATCAAGCTCGTCGAAGGCTACCTGCACTTCGAGGACCTGCGCCCCAGCGAGCCGATCGAGTTCCTCTACGACAACATGAGTCTGGAGCTGAAAAACCTCAGCACCCTGCCCAACGACAGCGCCGACATGACCTTGGTGGCCAGCGGCCCCAACGGCGGACGCGTGGACTGGAAGGGTACACTGAGCCTGTCGCCGATCGCCTCCGAAGGCACACTGAAGGTCACTGACGGCAAGATGAAGCTGTTCTGGCCCTACGTGCGCGATGCCGTGCCTCTGGTGCTGGAAGACGGCGTGTTCAACCTCGATACGCATTACACGCTCAACCTCGCCAAACAGACCGAGCTGCTGCTGGATAACGCTTCCGTACAGATCGCGCCATTCGCCATCAAGGCGCCGGATGGCCGACCGCTGGCACGCCTGGCCAGCCTGGCGGTTAGCGAAACTTCCATTGATCTGGTCAAACAGCAGGTCATCGTGGGCAAGGTCCGTAGCGAAAAACTCGAAACCTGGGCGGCGCTGGAAAAAGACGGCCAGCTCGACTGGCAGAAGCTGTTCGCCAGCCAACCCGCCAAGGCCACGCCGAAGGAAAAGGCCGAGCCAGCTGCCGCAGAACCTACGCCTGAAGAGAAAGCTGCCAAGGAGCCAAGCAAACCCTGGCAAGTGCTGCTCAAGGACGTGCAGTTGCGCAATTACCTGGTGCACCTGGCAGATCGCAGCCAGAAGGAACCGGTAGCGTTGGACATTGGCCCTCTCAATGCCGACCTGCAAGGTTTCGACAGCCTCAACCAGTCGCCCTTCACCGTCAAACTCGACACTGGTGTGGGCAAGCAAGGCAAGCTGCAGGCCGCAGGCCAAGTCAACCTGGCACCGATATGGGCAAAGCTGGATGTGAGCACCCGCGACATCGACCTGCGTGTGGCCCAGGCCTACATCAGCCCGTTCATCCTGCTGGAGCTGCGCAGTGGCATGCTCTCCAGCGACCTCAAGGTCGACCTGAAGAACACCGCACCGCTGGCCTTCAATGTTACCGGCAAGGCGCAGGTCAGCCAGTTGCATACCCTCGACACCATCAAGAGCCGCGACTTCGTCAAATGGCAACAGGTGAACGTGGACGGCTTGTCCTACGTGCACGGCGATGCACTGTCGATCGACAAGGTGACCCTGCTGCAGCCCTATGCACGCTTCATCATCAACGAAGACCGTACTACCAACGTCAATGACCTGCTGATCCCGCAACCGGCCGGCGCCCCGACGAGCAGCCAGGCCAAGCCGACCACGGCCAGCAACAGCAAGCCGCTCGGCATCCATATCGGCCAGATCGACATCAAGGACGGCTCGGCCAACTTTGCCGACCTGTCGCTTACCCCCAACTTCGCCACGGCCATCCAGCAACTCAACGGCCAGATCGGCACCATCGACAACCGCAAGCCGCTGCCGGCCAAGGTCGACGTCAAGGGCAAGGTAGACCGCTACGCTCCGGTTACCATCAAGGGCGCACTCAACCCGTTCAACCCGCTGGCCAGTCTGGACATTGCCACCAGCTTCAAGCGCGTCGAACTGACCACGTTGACCCCCTACTCCGGCAAGTTCGCCGGATTCCGCATCCGCAAGGGCCGGCTGAATCTGGACCTGCACTACTTGATCACCAACGGCCAACTCAAGGCCGAGAACAAGGTAGTAGTGGAACAACTGCAACTGGGCGAGAAAGTCGACAGCCCGGATGCGGTCGACCTGCCGATCCGCCTGGCGGTGGCATTGCTGAAGGATACCGAGGGCAAGATCTCGATCGAGCTGCCGGTGTCTGGCGACCTCAACAACCCGCAATTCAGCGTGATGCCGATCGTTTGGCAAACCCTACGCAACCTGGTACTGCGCGCGGCGCAGGCGCCATTCAAATTCATTGGCGGGCTGATCAGCGGCGGCGGCTCGGAAGACCTTGGCAACGTGGCGTTCGCCCCGGGCTCCAGCGAACTCAGCGGCGATGCCCAGGCGTCCCTGGACAAGCTGGCATCCGCACTGAAAGAGCGCCCGGGACTGCGCCTGGAAATCGAAGGCACCAGCGCCCAGGCCAGCGACGGCCCGCTGATCGCCCAACAGCGTCTGGAGCGTGAGTACCAGGCCACCTGGTACAAAATCCTGCAGCGACGGGGTGACAAGGTGCCGGCCAATGCCTCGATGCTGGTGGTCGACGACAGCGACAAGCCCGCGATGCTCGAAGGCATTTACCGCAGCCGCCTGAAAAAGCAGCCGCCAGCAGAATGGGAGCAACTGAGCCGTGACGAGCGTACCGCCAAGCTGCGCGAGGCGGTGATCAAGTCATGGGCTGAGAGTAGCGCATTGCTGCGCACACTGGGGCAGGAGCGGGCCAGCAGTATCAAGGATTACCTGGTGGACAAGGGCAAGCTGGAAGATGACCGGGTGTACTTCATCGATACCAGCCTGGGCCAGCCTGAGAGCGATGGGCGGGTGATTACGCCGATGCACCTGGATGCCGAGTAA